In Dolichospermum flos-aquae CCAP 1403/13F, the following proteins share a genomic window:
- a CDS encoding Mo-dependent nitrogenase C-terminal domain-containing protein: MLKTNSEPMILSSFVNPIEENHSVKNKFDLLQKIRQRLDDIEIDNRRVARLIAKVIPAQCPFERDIVVFGRTIAHIPPMCKLNPLYDQFVGLRFRALCYLVDKCGEDIQSYC, translated from the coding sequence ATGCTAAAAACAAATAGTGAACCGATGATTCTCTCCAGTTTTGTCAACCCTATCGAAGAAAACCATTCAGTTAAAAATAAGTTTGATTTATTGCAAAAAATCCGTCAACGTCTAGACGACATTGAAATTGATAATCGTCGAGTTGCTAGATTAATTGCTAAAGTAATTCCTGCCCAATGTCCCTTTGAGCGTGATATCGTGGTTTTTGGACGAACAATTGCTCACATTCCACCTATGTGCAAACTAAACCCACTGTATGATCAGTTTGTCGGCTTGCGTTTTCGCGCATTATGTTATTTAGTAGATAAGTGTGGAGAAGACATCCAATCTTATTGTTAA
- a CDS encoding type II toxin-antitoxin system RelN family antitoxin: MKAIKVMATVNQQGSLSLDKPLNIIQNSRVEVIILIPEAVEINEDHEQISSKEEIIQDFRQSWHEAMTGHTIPVSQLWEGIENV, from the coding sequence ATGAAAGCAATTAAAGTCATGGCAACCGTTAATCAACAAGGAAGTTTGTCCTTAGATAAACCATTAAATATTATTCAAAATAGCCGTGTAGAAGTTATTATTCTTATTCCAGAAGCAGTAGAAATTAACGAAGATCATGAACAAATTTCATCTAAAGAAGAAATAATTCAAGATTTTCGTCAGTCTTGGCACGAAGCAATGACTGGACACACAATTCCTGTTTCTCAACTTTGGGAAGGAATTGAAAATGTCTGA
- a CDS encoding NUDIX hydrolase: MNKEGQIRVIVLALIRDGNRIFVSEGFDPKKQSIFYRALGGGVEFGETSRIALAREFQEEIQAELTNIRYLSCIENLFTFDGRQGHEIIQLYECDFADSQFYQIESLTFAETPERQHRALWIDISRFKSGELRLVPEVFFDYL; the protein is encoded by the coding sequence ATGAATAAAGAAGGTCAAATTCGGGTAATTGTTTTAGCCCTAATTCGAGATGGTAATCGAATATTTGTTTCTGAAGGATTCGATCCTAAAAAACAATCAATATTCTACCGGGCTTTAGGTGGTGGCGTAGAATTTGGCGAAACTAGCCGCATAGCCTTAGCTAGAGAATTTCAAGAAGAAATTCAAGCCGAATTAACAAATATTCGCTATCTAAGTTGTATTGAGAACTTATTTACCTTTGACGGTAGACAAGGACATGAAATCATTCAACTTTATGAATGCGACTTTGCTGATTCCCAGTTTTATCAAATTGAAAGTTTAACTTTTGCGGAAACACCAGAACGTCAACATCGCGCATTGTGGATAGATATTTCTCGATTCAAATCTGGTGAATTAAGATTAGTTCCCGAAGTCTTTTTTGATTATTTGTAA
- a CDS encoding Sll0314/Alr1548 family TPR repeat-containing protein, whose protein sequence is MFKQVLMPQFRIFWRFAPFLKVTVTTSILLNILVNPSFAGDPFRSREPHKIGDRTEAVFNAIFQQGNYPAAKDALQQAVSSEPNEPLIYALQASLAYQNQDQTNLEKYSRKTLETGQNLIASDPLRGNLYTAVGHFLEGAVILKREGTVNGAPLAFSRLRKVYTYLDRAEEISASDPELNLIRGYMDLMLAVNLPFTSPDDAINRLEKNAAPGYLVDRGIALAYRDLKQHSQALDYVNRALKTTADNPEIYYLKAQILHEKGKKEKSQDLIKEAIIHFDKALAKKSQLPANLVKQIEYERNQAVSGQ, encoded by the coding sequence ATGTTTAAACAGGTTTTAATGCCTCAATTTAGGATATTTTGGCGATTTGCTCCATTTTTAAAGGTGACTGTAACTACTTCCATCCTTTTAAATATTTTAGTAAATCCATCCTTTGCGGGTGATCCATTTCGCTCTCGTGAACCTCATAAAATTGGCGATCGCACGGAAGCTGTTTTTAATGCTATTTTTCAGCAAGGAAATTACCCAGCAGCCAAAGATGCTTTACAACAAGCCGTCTCTAGCGAACCCAATGAACCTTTAATTTACGCCCTTCAGGCTTCTTTAGCATATCAAAATCAAGATCAAACTAATTTAGAAAAATACAGCCGAAAAACCCTGGAAACTGGACAAAATCTCATCGCTAGTGACCCATTACGTGGTAATTTATACACTGCGGTTGGTCATTTTTTAGAGGGGGCGGTAATTTTAAAGCGGGAAGGAACTGTAAATGGTGCGCCCCTCGCTTTTAGTCGGTTGCGGAAAGTCTATACATATCTTGACAGAGCCGAAGAGATTTCTGCTAGTGATCCAGAGTTAAACTTAATTCGCGGCTATATGGATTTAATGTTAGCTGTGAATTTACCTTTTACTAGTCCAGATGATGCAATTAACCGATTGGAAAAAAATGCAGCACCTGGTTATTTAGTAGATAGAGGTATTGCTTTAGCATATCGAGATTTAAAACAACATTCCCAGGCTTTAGATTATGTCAACCGCGCCTTAAAAACAACTGCTGACAACCCAGAAATTTACTATCTCAAAGCCCAAATTCTCCATGAAAAAGGAAAAAAAGAAAAAAGTCAGGATTTAATCAAGGAAGCAATAATTCATTTTGATAAAGCATTAGCCAAAAAGTCTCAACTTCCTGCTAACTTAGTTAAACAAATTGAATATGAACGCAATCAGGCTGTCAGTGGTCAGTAG
- a CDS encoding HlyD family efflux transporter periplasmic adaptor subunit produces the protein MSRVNEKSKSPEKALEQPKIWLSIAVALPVAIAAGFLATARMEQLKKLTSTVSVAPVPNSITAIGRLEPRGEVVKLSAPAGLSGSSRVQQLLVREGQRVQQGQIVAILDSRDTSMAVVEEAKAKLQESRANLAQVSAGPPRDAQAQRFIISRLQAQLAGEKEAQQATISRIAAQLSGDKVAQQATVNRLEAELLGQRNSLKANMERIRAEQRNAQVDYGRYDFLYKQGAISQQERDRRRLSALTTNQQLIESEASLKRAIDTIQQQVSEARANQIKTLATLQQQLIEATANRNKTVSTLQRQIDEERERLSRILVVSPLNVQVAQAQVTNAIALMRKAQVELQQSYVKAPSSGEILKIHTKSGEIMGANGIAEIGQTDQMFVVAEVPEDSINKVRLGQTATISSDNGAFNGQLKGRITSIGRKIGKKDVLNNDPAADIDARVVEVKIALSPEFTKQVSGLTNAKVTVEINEN, from the coding sequence ATGTCAAGGGTGAATGAAAAATCAAAATCCCCAGAAAAGGCACTTGAGCAGCCAAAAATTTGGTTGAGTATTGCCGTAGCTTTACCAGTAGCTATAGCTGCCGGTTTCTTAGCTACAGCGAGAATGGAACAATTAAAAAAACTGACTTCTACTGTATCTGTTGCCCCAGTTCCCAATAGTATTACTGCCATAGGACGCTTAGAACCAAGAGGAGAAGTAGTTAAACTTTCTGCTCCAGCGGGTTTATCAGGTAGTTCACGGGTACAACAACTTTTAGTCAGAGAAGGGCAACGAGTACAGCAAGGACAGATTGTGGCCATTTTAGACAGCCGCGATACCAGTATGGCAGTAGTAGAAGAAGCCAAAGCTAAATTGCAAGAATCCCGTGCGAATTTAGCCCAAGTTAGTGCTGGTCCACCAAGAGATGCTCAAGCTCAAAGATTCATTATTTCTCGGTTGCAAGCCCAACTAGCGGGGGAAAAAGAGGCTCAACAGGCAACAATTAGCCGAATTGCTGCCCAGTTAAGTGGTGATAAAGTTGCCCAACAAGCCACAGTTAACCGTTTGGAAGCGGAACTACTGGGACAAAGAAATTCTTTAAAAGCCAATATGGAGAGGATTAGAGCCGAACAACGAAATGCTCAAGTAGATTATGGGCGCTATGATTTTTTATACAAACAAGGTGCTATTTCTCAGCAAGAACGCGATCGCCGTCGCTTAAGTGCGTTAACTACAAATCAACAGTTAATTGAAAGTGAAGCTAGTTTAAAACGGGCAATAGATACTATTCAACAGCAAGTTTCCGAAGCTAGAGCTAATCAAATTAAAACCCTAGCGACCTTACAACAGCAGTTAATTGAAGCCACAGCCAACCGTAACAAAACTGTCTCCACTTTACAAAGACAAATAGACGAAGAAAGAGAAAGATTGAGCAGAATATTAGTAGTTAGTCCGCTAAATGTCCAAGTTGCTCAAGCACAAGTTACTAATGCCATTGCTTTAATGAGAAAAGCTCAAGTAGAACTTCAGCAAAGCTATGTTAAAGCTCCTAGTTCTGGTGAAATATTAAAAATTCACACCAAATCTGGGGAAATCATGGGAGCAAATGGAATTGCGGAAATCGGACAAACAGATCAAATGTTTGTAGTTGCAGAAGTTCCTGAAGATAGTATTAATAAAGTCCGTTTGGGTCAAACTGCTACTATCTCTAGTGACAACGGTGCATTTAATGGTCAATTAAAAGGCAGAATTACATCAATTGGTAGAAAAATTGGCAAGAAAGATGTCCTCAATAATGATCCAGCGGCAGATATTGATGCCAGAGTTGTCGAAGTGAAAATTGCCCTATCTCCAGAATTTACCAAGCAAGTTTCCGGTTTAACTAACGCTAAAGTCACCGTAGAAATTAATGAGAATTAA
- a CDS encoding ABC transporter ATP-binding protein — translation MLYLRNLTYHPTACPKAILQAINLELPPQKLGLIIGPSGSGKSTLLEILSGLADPTAGGVFWREQGLIAEELQQLAGLVFQFPERHFCGGTILEELRLGHPELGADRVKQALTEVGLDHLSLSASPHALSGGQQRRLALAVQLIRQPNLLLLDEPTAGLDWSMRRQLVNLLAELKKDWTLLVVTHDAGDMLPIADYCWTLDHGVLTSGVRSQESGVISQGEEVKSA, via the coding sequence ATGCTCTATCTCAGAAATCTAACTTATCACCCCACAGCCTGCCCAAAAGCAATTCTTCAAGCTATAAATTTAGAACTACCACCCCAGAAACTGGGTTTAATTATTGGTCCTAGCGGTTCGGGTAAAAGCACCTTATTAGAAATTTTATCTGGATTGGCTGATCCCACTGCTGGTGGAGTTTTCTGGAGAGAACAGGGACTCATAGCCGAAGAACTACAACAATTAGCCGGTTTAGTATTTCAATTTCCAGAAAGACACTTTTGCGGGGGGACAATTTTAGAAGAATTGCGCTTAGGACATCCTGAATTGGGAGCAGACAGGGTTAAACAAGCATTAACAGAAGTTGGATTAGATCATTTATCTTTATCTGCGTCACCTCATGCTTTAAGTGGTGGACAACAGCGACGGTTAGCTTTAGCGGTGCAGTTAATTCGTCAACCAAATTTATTATTATTAGATGAACCTACAGCGGGTTTAGATTGGTCAATGCGTCGCCAATTGGTGAATTTATTAGCCGAACTCAAAAAAGATTGGACATTGTTAGTTGTAACACACGACGCTGGTGATATGTTACCAATAGCTGATTATTGTTGGACTTTAGATCATGGGGTCTTAACATCAGGAGTCAGGAGTCAGGAGTCAGGAGTCATAAGTCAGGGAGAAGAGGTAAAATCTGCTTAA
- a CDS encoding DUF3531 family protein produces MEIQFREFNPFDTWIWLKFSNVPSQREKQYVEEVFNSWFYLGKLGGFNAENLQIQDTGLDISYMDYDARGYDKSLMALMHNMGEFEYEGEWGRCWFDLGTSDAIALDILINALTQLTEEYVTIEELYIGGENSDWPTEDSESRPSSIYDN; encoded by the coding sequence ATGGAAATTCAATTCCGCGAGTTTAATCCTTTTGATACTTGGATTTGGTTGAAGTTTAGCAATGTTCCCTCCCAACGGGAAAAACAATATGTAGAAGAAGTATTCAATTCCTGGTTTTATCTAGGTAAATTGGGAGGATTTAATGCGGAAAATCTGCAAATCCAAGATACAGGACTTGATATCAGCTACATGGACTATGATGCAAGAGGCTATGATAAAAGCTTAATGGCTTTGATGCACAACATGGGTGAATTTGAATATGAAGGAGAATGGGGACGTTGTTGGTTTGATTTAGGTACAAGTGATGCGATCGCATTAGACATTCTGATCAACGCCCTCACCCAACTAACTGAAGAATACGTCACCATTGAAGAACTATACATTGGTGGCGAAAATTCAGATTGGCCTACAGAAGATAGCGAAAGTCGTCCCTCTTCAATTTACGATAATTAA
- a CDS encoding Uma2 family endonuclease encodes MTLQLAKPRLNTFRLNVSQYHQMSEVGIFSENDKVELINGEIIEMSPIGRRHAACVDRINRLFSNILGMKVIVRVQNPIILNNLSEPEPDIALLQPRADFYESGHPQPQDIFLLIEVADSSLEYDRDVKIPLYASSGITEVWLVDIYEQVIIVYRYPSENGYSDIQKLSRGEKMSIQAFPEINLVVDDILGSIVS; translated from the coding sequence ATGACTCTACAATTAGCAAAACCACGCCTTAACACCTTTCGTCTCAATGTTTCTCAATACCATCAAATGAGCGAAGTCGGTATTTTTTCAGAAAATGATAAGGTAGAACTAATTAATGGAGAAATTATAGAAATGTCACCAATTGGTAGAAGACACGCAGCTTGTGTTGACAGAATTAATCGCTTATTTAGCAATATTCTGGGAATGAAAGTGATTGTTAGGGTACAAAATCCGATTATCTTAAACAACTTATCTGAACCTGAACCAGATATTGCATTACTACAACCCCGTGCAGATTTTTATGAATCTGGACACCCTCAACCCCAAGATATCTTCTTATTAATTGAAGTTGCAGATAGCAGTCTAGAATATGATAGAGACGTAAAAATTCCTCTCTATGCTAGTAGTGGTATTACTGAAGTTTGGTTAGTTGATATTTATGAACAAGTGATTATTGTTTATCGCTACCCTAGCGAAAATGGTTATAGCGACATTCAAAAACTAAGTCGAGGAGAAAAAATGTCAATTCAAGCATTCCCCGAAATTAATTTAGTTGTAGATGATATTTTGGGATCAATAGTTTCATAG
- a CDS encoding bifunctional riboflavin kinase/FAD synthetase yields MLNLSQNGCSVWVASATEELLTPTAVALGKFDGVHLGHQRVIQPVLQSARGEENSVRPYSTVVTFDPHPQEFFTGLPRDLLTPLDEKVAQLRSLGVEQLVLLPFDRELSALSPEEFVDKILVQQLQCQQISVGQDFCFGKKRMGTAQDLQILAAKYNIPVTIVPIKTDMENFSAADDTRISTSLIRESLEVGDIQKANRLLGRPYSLTGIVVTGQKLGITIGFPTANIQLPKDKFLPRHGVYAVEVIIDNETPNNSPTQHFGVMNIGNRPTVNGIDTSVEVHLLNWSGDLYGKNLLVQLIKFLRPEQKFTSLEALKNQIQLDCTAAQEIFNS; encoded by the coding sequence GTGTTAAATTTGTCTCAAAATGGGTGTTCTGTATGGGTTGCTTCTGCAACAGAAGAACTGCTGACACCAACTGCTGTTGCTCTTGGCAAATTTGATGGTGTTCATCTTGGTCATCAAAGAGTGATTCAGCCAGTATTGCAGTCAGCACGGGGTGAGGAGAATTCAGTCCGCCCGTACTCAACCGTTGTCACATTTGATCCCCATCCCCAGGAGTTTTTTACAGGACTTCCCCGTGATTTGTTAACACCACTGGATGAAAAAGTTGCACAATTGCGATCGCTTGGGGTGGAACAATTGGTATTATTACCTTTTGATAGAGAACTATCTGCCCTTTCCCCTGAAGAATTTGTAGATAAAATCCTCGTTCAACAACTGCAATGTCAACAAATTAGCGTTGGACAAGACTTTTGTTTTGGTAAAAAGCGCATGGGTACTGCTCAAGATTTGCAAATACTCGCGGCGAAATATAATATACCCGTGACCATAGTTCCTATAAAAACTGATATGGAAAACTTTTCCGCAGCAGATGATACTCGCATTAGTACCTCATTAATCCGGGAAAGTTTGGAAGTCGGTGATATTCAAAAAGCAAATCGTCTTTTGGGAAGACCTTACAGCCTTACAGGTATAGTAGTAACAGGTCAAAAATTAGGGATAACTATCGGCTTTCCTACCGCCAATATTCAACTACCAAAAGATAAATTTTTACCTCGTCATGGTGTTTATGCTGTGGAGGTTATTATTGATAACGAAACTCCAAACAACTCTCCCACTCAACATTTTGGAGTCATGAATATTGGCAATCGTCCCACAGTTAATGGTATAGATACTAGCGTAGAAGTACATTTATTAAATTGGTCTGGTGATTTGTATGGTAAAAATTTGCTGGTACAACTAATAAAATTTTTGCGTCCCGAACAGAAATTTACCTCCTTAGAAGCGCTGAAAAACCAAATTCAACTTGATTGTACAGCAGCTCAAGAAATTTTTAATTCTTAA
- a CDS encoding cupin domain-containing protein: protein MEIKVVHQPNLEHLKELDVFNWPIWEKEISQFSWAYDDQETCYFLSGNVVVTPDGGQAVKMGKGDLVTFPAGMSCKWEITSDVKKHYCFD from the coding sequence ATGGAAATTAAAGTCGTACATCAACCAAATCTTGAACATCTCAAGGAGTTAGATGTATTCAACTGGCCAATTTGGGAAAAGGAAATATCTCAATTTTCCTGGGCTTACGATGATCAAGAAACTTGCTACTTTTTATCAGGTAATGTTGTTGTCACTCCTGATGGAGGACAAGCGGTAAAAATGGGTAAGGGAGACTTAGTAACTTTTCCCGCTGGGATGTCTTGTAAATGGGAAATTACCAGCGACGTAAAAAAACATTATTGCTTTGATTAA
- a CDS encoding DevA family ABC transporter ATP-binding protein has protein sequence MINKEPVISIKNINHYYGKGSLKKQILFDISLEIYAGEIVIMTGPSGSGKTTLLSLIGGLRSVQEGSLKFLGDELCGASQNKLVHMRRKIGYIFQAHNLLGFLTARQNVQMAVELNNNISQSTAISQSEDMLASVGLQERVNYYPDNLSGGQKQRIAIARALVNHPPLVLADEPTAALDKQSGRDVVEIMQRLAKDQGTAILLVTHDNRILDIADRIVEMEDGLLTRDAQNVASNHNS, from the coding sequence ATGATCAACAAAGAACCTGTAATATCTATTAAAAATATCAATCACTACTACGGTAAAGGATCACTGAAAAAACAGATTCTATTTGATATTAGTTTGGAAATATATGCCGGAGAAATTGTGATTATGACTGGACCATCTGGTTCAGGGAAAACGACTTTATTAAGTTTGATTGGTGGGTTAAGATCTGTGCAAGAGGGAAGTTTAAAATTTTTAGGTGATGAACTATGTGGTGCTAGTCAAAACAAACTGGTACACATGAGACGGAAGATTGGTTATATTTTCCAAGCTCATAATTTATTGGGTTTTTTAACTGCTCGGCAAAATGTGCAAATGGCTGTGGAATTAAATAATAATATTTCCCAATCAACAGCTATTTCCCAATCAGAAGATATGCTGGCATCTGTAGGTTTACAAGAACGGGTTAACTACTATCCAGATAATTTATCTGGTGGACAAAAACAAAGAATAGCGATCGCTCGCGCTTTAGTTAATCATCCTCCTTTAGTATTAGCAGATGAACCAACAGCCGCATTAGATAAACAATCAGGACGTGATGTAGTCGAAATCATGCAGCGTTTGGCTAAAGATCAGGGAACTGCTATCTTATTAGTAACCCACGATAACCGGATTTTAGATATCGCTGATCGCATTGTCGAAATGGAAGATGGTCTTCTGACCCGTGATGCTCAAAATGTTGCTTCTAATCACAACTCCTAA
- a CDS encoding phycocyanobilin:ferredoxin oxidoreductase, with product MSSTPSLREQQHPLIRQLADCIEAVWHKHLDLSPYHLPAELGYVEGKLEGEKLIIENRCYQSPQFRKIHLELARVGNMLDILHCVMFPRPEYDIPMFGCDLVGGRGQISAAIADLSPVNLERILPDGYNSQLSKLTTSNFSQPRDLPEWGNIFSDFCLFIRPSSPQEETMFLSHVESFLDIHCTQAIASSPVAPEKVAQIIAGQHNYCTKQQQNDKTRRVLEKAFGVDWAENYMTTVLFDLPELPEMSAIKNCY from the coding sequence ATGTCTTCGACTCCTTCCTTGCGTGAACAACAACATCCCCTAATTCGTCAACTAGCTGATTGTATTGAAGCAGTTTGGCATAAACACCTAGACTTATCACCATACCATTTACCAGCGGAATTGGGATATGTAGAAGGTAAATTAGAAGGGGAAAAACTGATTATTGAAAATCGTTGTTATCAAAGTCCCCAGTTTCGCAAAATACACTTGGAACTAGCAAGAGTAGGGAATATGTTAGATATTCTGCACTGTGTGATGTTTCCCCGTCCAGAATATGATATTCCCATGTTTGGTTGTGATTTAGTCGGAGGTAGAGGTCAAATTAGTGCAGCAATTGCCGATCTTTCGCCGGTAAACTTAGAGCGGATTTTACCAGATGGTTATAATTCGCAACTTAGTAAATTAACCACATCCAACTTTTCTCAACCTCGTGATTTACCAGAATGGGGAAATATTTTTTCCGATTTTTGTCTGTTTATTCGTCCTAGTTCCCCCCAAGAAGAAACAATGTTTCTTTCTCATGTAGAATCATTTTTAGATATCCATTGTACCCAAGCGATAGCATCTAGTCCAGTTGCACCGGAAAAAGTAGCTCAAATTATTGCTGGACAACATAATTATTGTACCAAACAACAACAAAATGATAAAACCCGTAGAGTTCTAGAAAAAGCTTTTGGTGTAGATTGGGCAGAAAATTATATGACTACAGTTTTATTTGATTTGCCAGAATTACCAGAAATGTCGGCAATTAAAAATTGCTATTAA
- the rsmG gene encoding 16S rRNA (guanine(527)-N(7))-methyltransferase RsmG, protein MNLESLPITSLPEMGEIWQKTLNWQPTNWEENQFQQLYQLILAGNRQLNLTRITEPEEFWEKHLWDSLRGIAPKQVFIPGIEKGKRIIDIGTGAGFPGIPISLVFPNSQVTLLDSTGKKISFIETILSALALNNAKTLLGRAEEVGQQIQHRQQYDLAVIRAVGNVSACAEYSLPLVKKGGLAVIYRGTWTQAENESLEIAVTQLGGVIELIEEFSTPLSNSIRHCLYLRKVANTPISFPRAVGIPSQKPI, encoded by the coding sequence ATGAATTTAGAATCTTTACCTATAACTAGTTTGCCAGAAATGGGGGAAATATGGCAAAAAACTCTGAATTGGCAACCAACAAATTGGGAAGAAAACCAATTTCAACAGCTTTATCAATTAATCTTGGCAGGAAATCGTCAACTTAACTTAACTCGCATTACTGAACCTGAAGAATTTTGGGAAAAACATCTTTGGGATTCTTTGCGAGGAATTGCACCTAAACAAGTATTTATTCCCGGTATTGAAAAGGGTAAGCGGATAATTGATATTGGTACGGGTGCAGGTTTTCCTGGTATCCCAATTTCTCTAGTTTTTCCTAATTCTCAAGTTACGCTTTTAGACTCTACAGGGAAGAAAATTAGTTTTATTGAGACAATTTTATCAGCACTTGCTCTGAATAATGCCAAAACTTTATTGGGGAGAGCCGAAGAAGTTGGTCAGCAAATTCAACACAGACAACAGTATGATCTAGCTGTAATTAGGGCTGTGGGTAATGTTTCTGCTTGTGCTGAATATTCTTTACCTTTAGTAAAAAAAGGCGGTTTAGCGGTAATTTATCGCGGTACTTGGACTCAAGCCGAAAATGAAAGTTTAGAAATTGCTGTTACCCAATTAGGTGGGGTAATTGAACTAATTGAAGAATTTTCTACTCCCTTGAGTAATAGTATTCGTCATTGTCTTTATTTACGAAAAGTAGCAAACACACCAATTAGTTTTCCCCGTGCGGTTGGTATACCCAGTCAAAAACCAATTTAA
- the devC gene encoding ABC transporter permease DevC, with protein sequence MAVKIPLSWLQLTREKTRLAVALSGIAFADILMFMQLGFRDALYYSNVRMHSSLAGEVVLINSQSNAVLAMKTFSQRRLYKALDLPTVQSVHPIYLDYTSWRNPVTGRPRSILIFGINPEVNLFDLPGVDENLNKLKLPDVVLYDRSSRVEYGPIADSFNSGKVVSAEVRRRKVQVGGLFTLGASFGADGNLITSDVNFLRIFNNRQRGLIDIGIIKLKPGADPILVAQELRSYLPTDINVLTKEEFIEFERNYWASSTAIGFIFTLGTIMGFIVGTVIVYQILYTEVNDHLSEYATLKAIGYTQNYLLTVILQEAFLLAVVGYLPGFGCALVLYNVARDATLLPIFMSYNRAIMVIMLTILMCFISGMIAIRKLSSADPADIF encoded by the coding sequence ATGGCAGTAAAAATACCTTTATCTTGGCTGCAACTGACAAGAGAAAAAACTCGCCTAGCAGTGGCTTTATCAGGTATTGCCTTTGCTGATATTTTAATGTTCATGCAGCTAGGTTTTCGGGATGCACTCTATTACAGTAACGTGAGAATGCACAGCAGTTTAGCCGGAGAAGTGGTTTTAATTAACAGTCAATCTAATGCTGTTTTGGCAATGAAAACCTTTTCCCAACGCCGTTTATATAAGGCATTAGACTTACCTACAGTTCAGTCAGTACATCCTATATATTTAGACTATACAAGCTGGAGAAATCCTGTTACAGGTCGCCCTCGCAGTATCTTAATTTTCGGCATAAATCCAGAAGTTAATCTTTTTGATTTACCTGGAGTAGACGAAAATTTAAATAAACTCAAACTTCCTGATGTTGTTTTATATGACCGTTCTTCCAGAGTAGAATATGGTCCGATTGCTGATAGTTTTAATTCAGGAAAAGTTGTTTCAGCAGAAGTACGCAGAAGAAAAGTTCAGGTCGGTGGATTATTTACATTAGGGGCATCTTTTGGTGCAGATGGAAATTTAATTACGAGTGATGTTAACTTTTTACGGATTTTTAATAACCGTCAACGGGGATTAATTGATATTGGCATTATTAAGTTAAAGCCTGGTGCAGATCCCATCCTAGTAGCTCAAGAATTGCGAAGTTATCTACCTACAGATATCAATGTTTTAACTAAGGAAGAATTTATTGAATTTGAAAGAAATTATTGGGCAAGTAGTACAGCTATTGGCTTTATTTTTACCTTAGGAACAATTATGGGTTTTATTGTGGGAACTGTAATTGTTTATCAAATTCTGTATACAGAAGTCAATGATCATTTATCTGAATATGCTACGCTCAAAGCTATAGGTTACACTCAAAATTATTTACTAACTGTAATTCTTCAAGAGGCTTTTTTATTAGCTGTTGTTGGTTATTTACCTGGATTTGGCTGCGCTCTTGTTCTTTATAATGTTGCTAGAGATGCTACACTTTTGCCTATATTTATGAGTTATAATCGCGCCATTATGGTAATCATGTTAACTATTTTAATGTGCTTTATTTCGGGAATGATTGCTATTCGGAAATTAAGTTCTGCTGATCCAGCCGATATTTTTTAG